One stretch of Saccharopolyspora erythraea DNA includes these proteins:
- a CDS encoding HAD family hydrolase, translating into MIAETRTEFLVASSLDNALVAAGTGVTKRTRRAITRLCSGGGRFVLVTTRPLRSALELARQAGAQTLVCSGGGVVFDPWRERLLAAKMFSVQESRRLAAILRGRLDGVRLAFDSLGGCELDEDFRIGWADSPGLTWSERVEVSGPVTKIMVQSDSVPVAILAEKVRREIASMGAVAIPAPGFVDVLPVGVDHASHLRSLCRQNKAPAATTVAFGAVPADLPLLDWSDIPVAMADADLESMDVAGYLAGPHDEEGVAEFIERLLGKQSL; encoded by the coding sequence GTGATTGCTGAAACCCGTACCGAATTCCTGGTCGCATCCAGTCTGGACAATGCTTTGGTGGCGGCCGGGACGGGCGTAACGAAGCGCACGCGGCGTGCGATAACCCGGTTGTGTTCCGGCGGAGGACGATTCGTGCTCGTCACCACCCGCCCGCTTCGATCGGCGCTGGAATTGGCGCGACAGGCGGGTGCTCAGACGTTGGTCTGTTCCGGTGGCGGAGTCGTGTTCGACCCTTGGCGGGAGCGGCTGCTGGCGGCGAAAATGTTCTCCGTGCAGGAATCGCGTCGGCTCGCGGCAATCCTGCGGGGCAGGCTCGACGGCGTCCGGCTCGCGTTCGACTCGCTGGGCGGGTGCGAGCTCGACGAGGATTTCCGGATCGGCTGGGCGGACTCGCCCGGGCTGACCTGGTCCGAAAGGGTCGAGGTTTCCGGTCCTGTGACAAAGATCATGGTCCAGTCCGATTCCGTTCCCGTGGCGATCCTGGCGGAGAAAGTCCGGCGTGAAATCGCTTCCATGGGGGCGGTGGCGATTCCCGCGCCCGGTTTCGTCGACGTGCTGCCGGTGGGAGTGGACCACGCCAGTCACCTGAGATCGTTGTGCCGTCAGAACAAAGCGCCGGCCGCGACCACGGTTGCCTTCGGTGCGGTGCCCGCGGACCTGCCGCTGCTGGATTGGTCGGACATCCCGGTGGCGATGGCCGATGCCGATCTGGAATCGATGGACGTTGCGGGTTATCTCGCCGGACCGCATGACGAAGAAGGGGTTGCCGAGTTCATCGAACGGCTGCTGGGCAAGCAATCATTGTGA
- a CDS encoding UBP-type zinc finger domain-containing protein, with the protein MAASCEHLVAADGRDPVPSSPDGCEECLAEGRDDWTHLRICTECGHVGCCDSSPMRHATVHYHHTSHPVVRSFEPGESWQWCFMDEQIG; encoded by the coding sequence ATGGCCGCGAGTTGTGAGCACCTGGTGGCGGCCGATGGACGCGACCCGGTGCCGAGCAGCCCCGACGGCTGCGAGGAATGCCTGGCCGAGGGCCGCGACGACTGGACGCACCTGCGGATCTGCACCGAGTGCGGGCACGTGGGGTGCTGCGACTCCAGTCCGATGCGCCACGCCACCGTGCACTACCACCACACCAGCCACCCCGTCGTCCGCTCTTTCGAGCCGGGGGAGTCATGGCAGTGGTGCTTCATGGACGAACAGATCGGCTAG
- a CDS encoding nuclear transport factor 2 family protein, translated as MTPRPPFPPFDEDTALQKVQAAEDAWNTRDPERVALAYTEDSVWRNRDRFITGRAEIIGFLREKWQRELDYALRKELWGFRGNRIAVRFQYECHDPEGVFWRSYGNELWEFAEDGLMRRREASINDVRIEESQRRITGPRPASERGVLLPVH; from the coding sequence ATGACACCCCGACCGCCTTTCCCGCCGTTCGACGAGGACACCGCGCTGCAGAAGGTGCAGGCCGCCGAGGACGCCTGGAACACCCGGGACCCGGAGCGCGTCGCGCTCGCCTACACCGAGGACTCGGTCTGGCGCAACCGGGACCGCTTCATCACCGGGCGCGCCGAGATCATCGGCTTCCTGCGCGAGAAGTGGCAGCGGGAGCTCGACTACGCGTTGCGCAAGGAGCTGTGGGGGTTCCGCGGCAACCGCATCGCGGTGCGCTTCCAGTACGAGTGCCACGACCCGGAAGGCGTTTTCTGGCGCAGCTACGGAAACGAGCTGTGGGAGTTCGCAGAGGACGGTCTGATGCGCCGCCGGGAGGCCAGCATCAACGACGTCCGGATCGAGGAGTCGCAACGACGGATCACCGGTCCGCGCCCGGCTTCCGAGCGCGGTGTGCTGCTGCCGGTGCACTGA
- a CDS encoding MsnO8 family LLM class oxidoreductase, whose translation MPPRFSVLDRSRTRQGQGHPEALRDTVAFAREIESLGYHRFWLSEHHGVPGVAGSAPTVLAAAVASATSSIRVGTGGVMLPNHRPLVVAEQFGVLESLFPGRIDMGLGRSLGFTAPVRRALGADRADAERFREQVAELLGYFTGDRPGVRVSPSEGLRVPAFVLATGAGADHAAELGLPLVIAAVRGEDAMLRAIERYRDRFRPSASTPAPYVVLSRTVAVAETTERAYELLVPEAWAMAFSRTRGVFPALAPVGEVLSLEMTDRERRLFQEAMRADVHGTEDEVRAALTRLGERTGADEILVTTSTYDRGRMLDSYRRLASVAGLLPTPVGG comes from the coding sequence ATGCCACCGCGTTTCTCCGTGCTCGACCGCTCGCGCACCCGCCAGGGGCAGGGCCACCCCGAAGCGCTGCGGGACACCGTCGCGTTCGCCCGCGAGATCGAGTCGCTGGGCTACCACCGGTTCTGGCTCTCCGAGCACCATGGCGTCCCGGGCGTGGCAGGCTCCGCCCCCACCGTGCTGGCCGCCGCCGTCGCGTCGGCCACCTCAAGCATCCGCGTCGGGACCGGTGGCGTGATGCTGCCGAACCACCGGCCGCTGGTGGTGGCAGAGCAGTTCGGCGTGCTGGAGTCGCTGTTCCCCGGCCGGATCGACATGGGTCTGGGCCGCTCGCTGGGCTTCACCGCTCCGGTACGGCGCGCGCTCGGCGCGGACAGGGCAGACGCCGAGCGGTTCCGGGAGCAGGTCGCGGAGCTGCTCGGGTACTTCACCGGAGACCGGCCCGGGGTGCGGGTGAGCCCGAGCGAAGGGCTGCGCGTCCCCGCGTTCGTGCTCGCCACCGGCGCCGGCGCCGACCACGCGGCCGAGCTCGGGCTGCCGCTGGTGATCGCCGCCGTGCGCGGGGAGGACGCGATGCTGCGCGCGATCGAGCGGTACCGCGACCGGTTCCGGCCGTCGGCCTCGACACCGGCGCCGTACGTGGTCCTCTCGCGCACGGTGGCCGTGGCGGAGACGACCGAACGCGCGTACGAGCTGCTGGTGCCGGAGGCGTGGGCGATGGCCTTCTCCCGCACGCGCGGCGTGTTCCCCGCGCTCGCCCCGGTCGGCGAGGTGTTGTCGCTGGAGATGACCGACCGCGAGCGGCGGCTGTTCCAGGAGGCCATGCGCGCCGACGTCCACGGGACCGAGGACGAGGTCCGCGCGGCGCTGACCCGGCTGGGCGAGCGCACCGGCGCGGACGAAATCCTGGTCACCACGAGCACCTACGACCGCGGGCGGATGCTGGACTCCTACCGCAGGCTCGCGTCCGTGGCGGGGCTGCTGCCCACCCCCGTGGGAGGCTGA
- a CDS encoding TIGR01458 family HAD-type hydrolase, translated as MVDFRALLIDIDGVLTVSWRPLPGAVDALARLRAAGVGVRLVTNTTSRTRSSIVRALRTGGFDIATDEVMTGVVATAEYLRHHHPGARCLLLNSGDVTDDLEGVTLVDDDPDVVVLGGAGPEFGYGAINRVFGHVQRGASFVAMHNSLRWRTSEGLVLDSGAFLLGIERAADREAVVVGKPSGEFFTSALHSLEVEPGAALMVGDDVESDVLAAQRLGITGVLVRTGKYTPETTEAASGVPDHVLDSFADVPDLLGV; from the coding sequence ATGGTGGACTTCCGGGCTCTGCTGATCGACATCGACGGCGTGCTGACCGTGTCGTGGCGGCCGCTGCCGGGCGCCGTCGATGCGCTGGCGCGGTTGCGCGCGGCGGGCGTGGGCGTCCGGCTGGTCACCAACACCACCTCGCGGACCCGCTCCTCCATCGTCCGCGCGCTGCGCACCGGCGGCTTCGACATCGCGACCGACGAGGTCATGACCGGTGTGGTGGCCACGGCGGAGTACCTGCGCCACCACCACCCAGGTGCCCGGTGCCTGCTGCTCAACAGCGGTGACGTCACCGACGACCTGGAAGGCGTCACGCTCGTCGACGACGATCCCGACGTGGTCGTGCTCGGCGGCGCGGGCCCGGAGTTCGGCTACGGGGCGATCAACCGCGTGTTCGGCCACGTCCAGCGCGGCGCGTCCTTCGTCGCGATGCACAACAGCCTGCGGTGGCGCACGAGCGAGGGGCTTGTCCTGGACAGCGGCGCGTTCCTGCTCGGCATCGAGCGGGCGGCCGACCGCGAGGCGGTGGTGGTCGGCAAGCCCAGCGGGGAGTTCTTCACCTCGGCACTGCACTCCCTGGAGGTCGAGCCCGGGGCCGCGCTGATGGTCGGCGACGACGTCGAGTCCGACGTGCTGGCCGCGCAGCGCCTGGGGATCACCGGCGTGCTGGTGCGCACCGGCAAGTACACGCCGGAGACCACCGAGGCGGCTTCCGGCGTGCCCGACCACGTGCTCGACTCGTTCGCCGACGTGCCGGACCTGCTCGGGGTCTGA
- a CDS encoding TetR/AcrR family transcriptional regulator, with protein MQRREAEERLLDTAEALFYERGVQAVGMAEVRTASGVSLKRLYQCFESKDRLVEAYLRRRDERWRASLDRYVATHPDGGVLAVFDWLHEWFAEPGFRGCAFINSFGELGATSPAVARAARDHKDALRAYLLDLLDAPDQEELADQLLVLIDGAITGAAIGGSPRTALAARSVAHALVAATR; from the coding sequence GTGCAACGCCGCGAAGCCGAGGAGCGGCTGCTCGACACCGCCGAAGCGCTGTTCTACGAGCGCGGGGTGCAGGCGGTCGGGATGGCCGAGGTCCGCACCGCCTCCGGCGTCTCGCTCAAGCGGCTCTACCAGTGCTTCGAGTCCAAGGACCGGCTCGTCGAGGCCTACCTGCGCCGCCGCGACGAACGCTGGCGGGCGTCACTCGACCGCTACGTCGCCACCCACCCGGACGGCGGAGTCCTGGCCGTCTTCGACTGGCTCCACGAGTGGTTCGCCGAGCCCGGCTTCCGCGGATGCGCCTTCATCAACTCCTTCGGCGAGCTGGGGGCGACCTCCCCCGCGGTGGCACGCGCCGCACGGGATCACAAGGACGCGCTGCGCGCCTACCTGCTGGACCTGCTGGACGCCCCTGACCAGGAAGAACTCGCCGACCAACTGCTCGTGCTGATCGACGGGGCCATCACCGGCGCCGCGATCGGCGGCTCGCCCCGCACGGCGCTCGCCGCCCGCTCGGTCGCTCACGCGCTGGTGGCGGCCACGCGCTGA
- a CDS encoding amino acid permease, translated as MTIMRVKSAEQSIRDAEAPEFRLRRVLSAWDLLGIGIGAIIGTGIFVLTGVAAATDAGPGIAISFVLSGIACGLAALCYAEFASVVPVAGSAYTFSYASLGEFLAWIIGWDLVLEFIIGASTVSVGWSQYFVEALSAIGLGLPPTLTAAPGAGGVVNVPAAVIALLLTVVLVVGIRLSSAVTNVVVAIKLAVVLFFIIFGAFFIKAANWSPFIPPHQPPDPAAAGSALDEPLINAIFGATGSYGLSGLVAGAALVFFAYIGFDIVASGAEETRKPQRDMPIGILGSLAVCSVLYVLVSLVMTGIVKYTQLDTAAPMATAFQAIGAPWAVGLVSLGAIAGLTTVILILMLGQARVGFAMSRDGLLPVWFAKVHPKFRTPYRITLITGILVAIIASLTPIDLLAEMTNIGTLFAFVLVSAGVLVLRRTRPDLPRAFKVPWVPVLPILAVLSCLYLMLNLDGWTWIRFGIWMLIGLVVYFAYSSRHSRLAKAQSIEEAAGGL; from the coding sequence ATGACGATCATGCGTGTCAAGTCAGCGGAGCAGTCGATACGCGACGCCGAAGCCCCGGAGTTCCGGCTTCGCCGGGTGCTGTCCGCGTGGGACCTGCTGGGCATCGGTATCGGCGCGATCATCGGCACGGGCATCTTCGTGCTGACCGGGGTGGCCGCGGCCACCGACGCCGGACCCGGAATCGCGATCTCGTTCGTGCTCTCGGGCATAGCGTGCGGGCTGGCCGCGCTCTGCTACGCCGAGTTCGCCTCGGTCGTGCCCGTCGCGGGGTCGGCATACACGTTCTCCTACGCCTCGCTGGGCGAGTTCCTCGCCTGGATCATCGGCTGGGACCTCGTGCTCGAGTTCATCATCGGCGCCTCGACGGTGTCGGTCGGCTGGTCGCAGTACTTCGTCGAGGCGCTCAGCGCCATCGGCCTGGGACTGCCGCCCACGCTGACGGCCGCTCCCGGGGCCGGCGGGGTGGTCAACGTGCCCGCGGCGGTCATCGCGCTGCTGCTCACCGTCGTGCTGGTCGTGGGCATCCGGCTCAGCTCCGCGGTGACCAACGTCGTCGTGGCCATCAAGCTCGCCGTGGTGCTGTTCTTCATCATCTTCGGCGCGTTCTTCATCAAGGCCGCGAACTGGAGCCCGTTCATCCCGCCGCACCAGCCGCCGGACCCGGCAGCCGCGGGCTCGGCGCTGGACGAGCCGCTGATCAACGCGATCTTCGGGGCCACCGGGTCCTACGGCCTCAGCGGCCTGGTCGCCGGTGCCGCGCTGGTGTTCTTCGCCTACATCGGCTTCGACATCGTCGCCAGCGGTGCCGAGGAGACCCGCAAGCCGCAGCGCGACATGCCGATCGGCATCCTGGGCTCGCTGGCGGTCTGCTCGGTGCTGTACGTGCTGGTGTCGCTGGTGATGACCGGCATCGTCAAGTACACCCAGCTCGACACCGCGGCTCCGATGGCCACCGCGTTCCAGGCCATCGGCGCGCCGTGGGCGGTCGGGCTGGTGTCGCTGGGCGCGATCGCCGGCCTCACCACGGTGATCCTCATCCTGATGCTGGGGCAGGCACGGGTCGGGTTCGCCATGAGCCGCGACGGGCTGCTGCCGGTGTGGTTCGCCAAGGTGCACCCGAAGTTCCGGACGCCCTACCGGATCACGCTCATCACCGGCATCCTCGTGGCGATCATCGCGTCCCTGACACCGATCGACCTGCTGGCCGAGATGACCAACATCGGCACCCTCTTCGCGTTCGTGCTGGTCTCGGCGGGTGTGCTGGTGCTGCGGCGCACGCGGCCGGACCTGCCGCGCGCGTTCAAGGTCCCGTGGGTGCCGGTGCTCCCGATCCTGGCGGTGCTGTCCTGCCTGTACCTGATGCTCAACCTGGACGGGTGGACGTGGATCCGGTTCGGCATCTGGATGCTGATCGGGCTGGTGGTCTACTTCGCCTACAGCTCACGCCACAGCAGGCTCGCCAAGGCGCAGTCGATCGAAGAGGCGGCCGGCGGGTTGTGA